A genomic region of Alnus glutinosa chromosome 11, dhAlnGlut1.1, whole genome shotgun sequence contains the following coding sequences:
- the LOC133881654 gene encoding uncharacterized protein LOC133881654 encodes MSDHVTQSYHGSGTMAAEPVHRCESVWMAHWMSTSCKSATQGCSNLSVRYESKEEVHDAKQPPKPFGSEIATDIYAKGFREVTKVKAVDTISESHTTSSTRLRRERLDCQPFPMFSLSQKKEGVLASKNAKASFHGEVPSCRNDSKSGRNTVSLYRSESHLPLKCAQAPPETDTLECCFQPGHILPYSEQQVKSHKNLETNSLPVSTSLQDDLKRSSLKIVPYVFNSSRTPFQSFMSRQEERNQSNCVIASKERVQDTNYLHSRFLVHENKTSKLLDSRTHGKSLLVQKDAALLPHDPSTSSHQQADFAGKKCLNMQNHSGMELFPSQSSPPEVSKSGKLHHGCYAVPRLPCSVHDVETMRIYTTVDSMEGPSRVPSKFSQTTRHFLITKKTDVDLSDGCRESTVSTKFKAKPFSELLGLSPDLQFHVQQGVKLHPLESSTDSDRKENFRDVNVSVGLKNESSAETYSMDMDAFQENYHSGVASSPSNKYLKWMSPTSQDADASASEEMWGRLLNRELCDMNQALPDLPALASPLGCGETSTSRTQSLDVEHLLSHAEQAIILKPNGCPDNSLGPDPSSRWVKRLKLSGSNSAHGTKSSKMGRASSHEKVNKFFSKFLRCGITSSEPTEGRSHGKEQMEDQKEMLLRNKESSSIESVKKSQCVTLSHPWIRRWCHNQSASPQKNPEAVVVCEPQSSKAVDEFQKKQFPSIAAMALMGKAMCGFHPCEFKKGGSFVVWDTKGVSR; translated from the exons ATGTCTGATCATGTTACACAATCCTATCATGGTAGTGGCACAATGGCTGCTGAACCAGTGCATCGTTGCGAATCTGTTTGGATGGCTCATTGGATGAGCACCAGCTGTAAGTCAGCTACTCAGGGTTGCAGTAACTTATCAGTTCGATACGAATCCAAGGAAGAAGTTCATGATGCTAAGCAGCCCCCCAAGCCTTTTGGGTCAGAGATAGCAACAGACATTTATGCTAAAGGGTTCAGAGAGGTAACCAAAGTGAAGGCAGTTGATACTATCAGCGAGAGTCACACAACGAGTTCAACAAGATTAAGGAGAGAAAGATTAGATTGCCAGCCCTTTCCAATGTTTAGTCTTTCTCAAAAAAAAGAGGGGGTTCTGGCTTCAAAGAATGCCAAAGCCAGTTTTCATGGGGAAGTACCAAGTTGTCGAAATGATTCCAAGTCTGGACGCAATACTGTTTCTCTCTATAGAAGCGAGAGCCATTTACCTTTGAAATGTGCACAGGCTCCTCCTGAAACAGATACTCTTGAATGTTGTTTTCAGCCTGGACACATCTTACCGTACTCAGAGCAGCAGGTGAAATCTCATAAAAATCTTGAAACGAACAGCTTACCTGTTTCAACATCTCTTCAGGATGATTTAAAGAGATCAAGTTTAAAAATTGTGCCATATGTGTTTAACAGCAGTAGGACTCCATTCCAGTCCTTCATGTCtagacaagaagaaagaaatcaatCAAACTGCGTTATAGCATCCAAAGAACGTGTTCAGGATACTAATTATCTTCATTCCCGTTTTTTGGTTCATGAGAATAAAACCAGTAAATTATTAGACTCCAGGACACATGGGAAGTCATTGTTGGTGCAGAAAGATGCAGCTCTGTTACCACATGATCCCTCGACAAGCAGTCATCAGCAAGCAGATTTTGCTGGCAAAAAGTGCCTGAATATGCAAAATCATTCTGGTATGGAATTGTTTCCAAGCCAGAGTAGCCCACCAGAGGTGAGCAAGTCAGGAAAATTACATCACGGATGCTATGCAGTGCCGAGACTGCCATGTTCAGTTCATGATGTGGAGACTATGAGAATATACACCACCGTCGACTCCATGGAAGGACCATCTAGAGTTCCTTCCAAGTTCTCCCAAACAACTCGCCATTTTCTGATCACGAAAAAGACTGATGTTGACTTATCTGATGGATGTCGAGAGTCAACAGTATCAACCAAATTCAAAGCAAAACCTTTCAGTGAGCTTCTTGGTTTATCTCCAGATCTTCAGTTCCATGTTCAGCAAGGAGTGAAACTGCATCCTCTAGAAAGCTCCACAGACAGtgacagaaaagaaaattttagagATGTAAACGTTTCTGTTGGATTGAAGAATGAATCATCCGCTGAAACTTATTCTATGGACATGGATGCTTTCCAGGAGAACTATCATTCAG GTGTTGCTTCATCCCCATCTAATAAG TACCTCAAGTGGATGTCACCAACGTCTCAAGATGCAGATGCTTCAGCTAGTGAAGAAATGTGGGGCAGACTCCTGAATAGGGAGTTGTGTGATATGAATCAAGCGCTTCCTGATCTTCCTGCTTTGGCAAGCCCATTGGGATGTGGGGAGACAAGCACATCAAGAACGCAGAGTTTGGATGTTGAACACCTTCTTTCCCATGCTGAGCAAGCCATTATTCTCAAACCCAATGGTTGTCCTGATAACTCTCTGGGACCAGACCCAAGCAGCAGATGGGTTAAACGCCTCAAGTTGAGTGGTTCAAATTCTGCTCATGGTACCAAGAGCTCAAAAATGGGACGAGCGTCTTCCCATGAAAAAGTCAATAAGTTCTTCAGCAAATTTTTGAGGTGTGGCATAACCAGTTCAGAACCCACAGAGGGTAGATCCCATGGTAAAGAACAGATGGAAGATCAAAAGGAAATGTTGTTAAGGAACAAAGAGTCCTCTTCTATTGAATCAGTGAAGAAAAGCCAATGTGTAACGCTCTCACATCCTTGGATTCGGAGGTGGTGTCATAATCAGTCTGCATCTCCACAAAAGAATCCTGAAGCAGTGGTGGTTTGTGAGCCACAGAGTTCAAAAGCAGTAGATGAGTTTCAAAAGAAGCAATTTCCAAGCATTGCTGCTATGGCACTGATGGGGAAGGCCATGTGTGGTTTCCATCCATGTGAATTTAAGAAAGGAGGGTCCTTTGTAGTTTGGGATACCAAAGGGGTCTCGAGATAA
- the LOC133882125 gene encoding glucose-1-phosphate adenylyltransferase large subunit 1-like — MDSCCLTLKPNTHLGKASKGCLSLGNNGFWGERITGSLNNNAWVNQLAKSCRTEKKVTTLKPGVAFAILTSNNAKEAMTIQAPTFYRRKVDPKNVASIILGGGAGAQLFPLTRRTATPAVPVGGCYRLIDIPMSNCINSGINKICVLTQFNSASLNRHISRTYFGNGINFGDGFIEVLAATQTPGESGMKWFQGTADAVRQFIWVFEEARNRHIENILILSGDHLYRMDYMDFVQNHMDRNADITLSCVAVDDSRASDYGLVKIDSRGRIVQFVEKPKGNHLKAMQVDTTLLGLSLQDSIKSPYIASMGVYVFKTDILLKLLKWRYTTANDFGSEIIPAAVKEHNVQAYIFRDYWEDIGTIKSFFDANLALTEEIPKFEFYDPKTPFYTSPRFLPPTKIDKCRVVDAIISHGCFLRECSIDHSIVGERSRLDYGVELKDTVMMGADYYQTESEIASLLAEGKVPIGVGRNTKIRNCIIDKNVKIGKDVIIMNKDGVQEADRPEDGFYIRSGITIILEKATIEDGTVI, encoded by the exons ATGGATTCTTGCTGTTTGACCTTGAAACCCAATACTCATTTGGGAAAAGCAAGCAAAGGTTGTCTCAGTCTTGGAAATAATGGCTTTTGGGGGGAGAGGATCACAGGGAGCCTGAATAACAACGCTTGGGTTAATCAGTTGGCAAAAAGTTGTAGAACTGAGAAGAAGGTCACGACGCTCAAACCTGGTGTTGCTTTTGCTATTCTTACTTCAAATAATGCCAAAGAGGCTATG ACCATACAAGCACCAACCTTTTATAGACGAAAGGTAGACCCAAAAAATGTCGCTTCAATCATATTGGGAGGAGGTGCAGGGGCTCAACTCTTTCCTCTTACCAGAAGAACAGCAACACCCGCT GTTCCAGTGGGAGGGTGCTATAGGCTTATAGACATCCCTATGAGCAATTGCATCAATAGCGGCATAAACAAGATTTGTGTACTTACCCAGTTTAACTCTGCTTCCCTGAATCGACACATTTCGCGCACATATTTTGGAAATGGTATTAACTTTGGGGATGGATTTATAGAG GTTCTGGCAGCCACTCAGACGCCTGGGGAATCCGGAATGAAGTGGTTCCAGGGAACAGCAGATGCTGTGAGGCAATTCATATGGGTATTTGAG GAAGCCAGGAACAGACACATtgagaatatattgatattgtCAGGGGATCATCTCTACCGAATGGATTATATGGACTTCGTGCAG AACCATATGGATCGAAATGCTGATATTACATTATCATGTGTAGCAGTGGATGACAG CCGTGCATCAGATTATGGATTGGTGAAGATAGACAGTAGAGGTCGTATTGTCCAGTTTGTTGAGAAACCAAAGGGAAATCATCTGAAAGCAATG CAAGTAGATACGACTCTTCTGGGGTTGTCCCTGCAAGACTCCATAAAATCCCCTTATATTGCATCAATGGGAGTCTATGTCTTTAAGACAGATATTTTACTGAAGCTTTTAAAGTGGAGATATACTACAGCAAATGACTTTGGATCTGAAATCATTCCCGCAGCTGTGAAGGAGCACAATGTCCAA GCATACATATTTAGAGACTATTGGGAGGACATTGGAACAATAAAGTCCTTTTTTGATGCTAATTTGGCCCTTACTGAAGAG ATTCCAAAGTTCGAATTTTATGATCCAAAGACACCTTTTTACACATCTCCTCGATTCTTACCTCCAACCAAGATTGATAAATGCCGG GTTGTGGATGCAATAATCTCACATGGATGTTTCTTGCGAGAATGTAGCATTGATCACTCAATAGTTGGCGAACGATCACGATTAGATTATGGTGTTGAGCTCAAA GACACTGTGATGATGGGAGCAGACTATTACCAAACTGAATCTGAAATTGCATCTCTCTTGGCAGAAGGGAAGGTCCCAATTGGGGTAGGACGGAATACAAAAATTAG GAATTGTATAATCGACAAGAATGTGAAGATTGGGAAAGATGTTATCATCATGAATAAAGAT GGTGTTCAAGAAGCAGATAGGCCAGAAGATGGATTTTACATTCGGTCAGGAATCACCATTATCCTGGAGAAGGCAACAATAGAAGATGGCACAGTTATATAA